Proteins from a genomic interval of Tautonia rosea:
- a CDS encoding ATP-dependent Clp protease adaptor ClpS: MSEFDHEHSGDTSVADPIVTTKTAPKPQEHAENETETRRQPPYNVIILNDEEHTFDYVIELLCKLFRHSLATAQELTWRIHLTGRAVVLTTHKELAELKRDQVLSYGPDPRMSVSKGPLDCFIEPAPGG; the protein is encoded by the coding sequence ATGAGTGAATTCGACCACGAACACTCGGGCGACACGTCCGTGGCCGATCCCATCGTTACGACCAAGACCGCTCCCAAGCCGCAAGAGCACGCGGAGAACGAAACAGAAACGCGGCGACAGCCCCCCTACAACGTGATCATCCTGAACGACGAGGAGCATACGTTCGACTACGTCATCGAGCTGCTCTGCAAACTGTTCCGGCATTCGCTCGCCACGGCTCAGGAACTGACTTGGCGGATTCACCTCACTGGTCGGGCCGTCGTCTTGACCACGCATAAAGAGCTGGCCGAGTTGAAGCGCGACCAGGTGCTTTCCTACGGTCCAGACCCTCGGATGAGCGTCTCCAAGGGGCCGCTCGACTGCTTCATCGAGCCCGCGCCGGGAGGGTGA